From the Methanobacterium sp. BAmetb5 genome, the window TATTCTTTAGAGAGATATGCCAGTATTAGGATGTAATTTCATTTTTGACTAAAACTATCCCTCATCTTTCCTTAAAATCACTTTTTTTCCAGGTTTTACTACTTTTAAAAAAATTTACTACTTTCCAAAAAATATTTACAAAAATAGAATTATAAGACTTCATATTCAACTATGAGGTCTTCTCCAAGGTTATAACTCTTCTTGAGCTTTAAACGGAAGGCATCTTTCATGTAATCCACTCCCTTCCCATCTACCAAAGTCTTGGCCTCGGCTCCCCCGGCGATCATGGGGGCTATGCAGACCCTTATCTCATTTACCAGGCCGGCACTGAGCATAGAATAATTCAAAGTGGAACCGCCCTCAAGCATTAACGTTTTAATCCCTTTATTTCCCAGTTCATCCATTAAACAGTTTAGATCAACCTGTTTGTCCCCACAGATAATCACTTCTGCCTTACTATCATCCTCAAGAGCCTTTATTTTATCCCGTGATGCTTCCTGTGAAACTGCAATGATAGTGGGAGCTTCCGGGTTAAGGATCCTGTATTTTGGAGGTGTGCGGGCTTTACTATCCACCACTACCCGCAGTGGATTGTCTTCGGGGTTAGATGAGATTTTATGGACTGTGAGGCGGGGATCATCAGCCAGGACTGTGTTTATACCAACCATTATTGCATCCATTTCTTTGCGGAGCCGGTGCCCCCTTAAAATATCTTCCTGGCCTGATATCTCAGAACTTCCTGTTTGGGTGGCTATTTTCCCATCCAGGGTCATGGCTGCATTTAAGATCACTTTTGGTTTAATAAAAAGCCCTCCGATAGTTTAAATCCCAGTTAGTTTAAATTTTTTTATAAAAAAAATTATTTAAGAAACTTACGGGTATTCCATTTAAAAGAGAAAATTACTGGTTTCCTCCACTCATTATGTAGGATATATCCTGGAAGATCTGTTGTATCTGCTGTACTACGGAGTTGATGGTGTTAACAAT encodes:
- a CDS encoding 2,5-diamino-6-(ribosylamino)-4(3H)-pyrimidinone 5'-phosphate reductase, giving the protein MKPKVILNAAMTLDGKIATQTGSSEISGQEDILRGHRLRKEMDAIMVGINTVLADDPRLTVHKISSNPEDNPLRVVVDSKARTPPKYRILNPEAPTIIAVSQEASRDKIKALEDDSKAEVIICGDKQVDLNCLMDELGNKGIKTLMLEGGSTLNYSMLSAGLVNEIRVCIAPMIAGGAEAKTLVDGKGVDYMKDAFRLKLKKSYNLGEDLIVEYEVL